TGAAGTGGACATTGTTGAAGTTTAGTTTTCACTTTTCAGGTCCAAAGAATGATTCCCAAAACCAATTTTCATGGATAAATATCGTGGAGCATTGAACTAGAGGAGGAAACCTTCCTGTAACGGGGATACCAATATGGCGCTATCCTCAACTGACCAAGCGTTGCCATGTGAAACAGTTTAAACACTAATGTGGTTACTTGGCTTAATAAGATAGCACTACAATGTCATTCCAGTTGTTTGTAAGTTCTTCTCGAACTTCCTGCCTAGAAAAACGTTTGAACTAAGAAGTCATATAGGCAGCTCCACCCCCTCTTTGTAGGGTTTAGACTTTTAGACCTAAGTTGATTTTGGTAGTTTTGGCCCCTACGCAAATCTTTTTCCTTGATAAATTGATCAACTTTAGTGATATTTTCAACTAGGCTGACGACTTTAACATTTGTCTTTTAGCCTATTGCACTCATATGAATgcgaaaaaattataaaatattcaGTTTAGAGTGGAGATGGTTAGCGTCAGATTTGCTATTCAACTCATATGGTAAGAGTCTTTGAAAATTCATGGGAAGCATGAGGAATCCGATTCCATTCAGCCACAACCAGTACAAATTATCTCTAAATTTTTGTTATTGGAGAATAATCTTTCCCACTCAGCCTTGCACTAGGGCTTCGTGTTTAAGCTTCTAACTTCTACTCTTTCAAAGAGCATCCACAGCGGACATTTTCACCTTTTTAAGCTTCATAAGAGATCCAAGTTAGAGAACAGAAGGTGGTTTCTCCCGACTCTCCTAAGTTGGCATCATAAAATGGAACTTGGAGCAACGTGGAGGACGAGCAGGTTTTCATCATACGAGAAGCTGGTGGCGATAGGGTTGGCCCTTCTAGCCGTGCTTTCTCCTCTCTACATCGACCGCAGAACTACAGATGATTCAGAGCTTGATTCGGAGGAGCCTATCAGCTTCGCTTCTTGGCTGCCTTTGCTGCTCTTGGTGTTGATCTTGGCCATCGCTTTGTCACTTTTCTTAGACAGAAGCTTTTCCAGGTTTGATCCTTATTGGATTCACAGAGTTGGCGGTTCTTCGAGTGGTATAACAATAATCCTCATGGTTCTGGCTTTGGTTTTGAAGTGTAAATCTTCCATTAGGAACTGGGACGCTTAAGCTCAAATCTTTTGCAGTACTTTCTCGTTTTGCTGTGTAATTTGCTCTACGTTATGCAGAACAGAGTTCatgtataaataaataagagttaGCAGCTTCTTCTCTGCATTATCTTTCCAGTCATAACAAATTACGAAAAAATTAGAACCAAATAGATCGTTCATCAATCATCATTCATCTGTAATATAGAATAAATGCTTCTTGGCAGCCATTAGCCAATAATGTACTATTTTACAACTGAAGAAAATGAATGGCATTGATCGCGCCGTTCAACTCTACATACAAGAAAGCCagaaagaaaaacccaaattacAACAGACCAAAAGGGTTCCCAGAAATAATTGGAAAACAAATCCAGTATCTTAAAAACATGATCACAATCCAAAGGCATACCACATTGCAATCAGAGCCGTGGCAAAAAATGGCCACAGATGACTGCTTCTAGACCAATCATCGGCACCACTGGCCGGGTGATTTGATTCGCTGCAGTCATCATTAGCACCACTAAAGCATCCGGGCCTTGTTATTTTAGCCTCACCTCCCTCCGTTACGAAGCTGCTGTTAGTTTTTCCACCACTAAACAGCACACACCAGAAATATGGAGCTCCGCCATCACTGCCACTCGCAGCAGCTCCCACTTCAGTGTGGTTCTTATTGTATAGAATGTCCAAGCCCTTGCTGTTTTCAATCAAGATTGTTGAAAATGCTTCGTCAGCGTGGACATATTTGGACTGGCAGCCAATTAAACGACCGGTGATTGGAGTGAGGGTTGCGGGTTGAACGCCACAGTTGGGAGCAAATGTTTCGGCAAATGCAGAATCAGCAGGCTTCTTGGCGTCAGTTCCTCCTACAGCATCGCAGTCACCCTCGTATGCCTTTATGTACTGCAGGGCAATGCACGCCAAACCCTGGTTGCTGTAGAGGGATGATGCTTTGTGTGCAGTTCTGTTGCTGTTAATTATATCGACTAGCTTATCTGCCGGGTTGTTAGTAACTTTGACTGCAATTTTCATCCATGATAAATCGGAGCTTATAAGTTTTTGAGAGCCTCAAGCACAATAATACCGACACGATAAGGAGAAATGTTTTTATCCTTACAAGAATACACTATTTGAGAGCATGTAACTGATAAGTCAAACGGAAACCAATGAAACGAAAAATAGAACCCAATCAAGTGAAAAACTGAACCCAATCAAGTGAAAAACCGAATCCTAATGAAGCGAAAACTGCACCCGAATCCCGATGCAGTGAAAAAAAGGAACCCAATGAAACACAACAACTGAACCTAATGAGAAGTGGGaagccaaaaacaaaaccatgtaGATTCTAAAATGTATCGAATTCGTAAGGGGGAAAAGGTCCAATGCCAAGTTTAGAAATCAAAATCTGGCAATTTTATTAGCTGCATTGCATCCCAACTCACAGACCACCTCTTAAATCTCATCTGCTGTTTCGGTTGCCATAAAACAAACCTTCAACCGGCAACCTTCAACCGAAGAGAATATTCAAATCTAATCAAAATTACGGGAAGAGGATTCGAACTCGGATGCAGAGGGGGAGCAAACAGCTCTAGCCAACTTGGCTACGCCCTTATTCAAGCGTGCCCTTAAACATCACAATCCAAGATCCAAAATTGTAATATTGCTATGAAAAGAAGCAAGATTTTAAACTGCAAAAGTCTGCCACCAAATAGATCGACCCACTCAACACCTAAGCTCTGATCTTTAACCACAATGATCTAAATCCATAACAAACTCCAACCAATAAATTCACAGACTTTTATGCAACTGCAGAGATGAAAAGTGCATCCACATTTGGGAAAGTACATCAAAGACAAGACcttcaaagttcaaattaaAGAAACAGAAACCCAACAACCTTAAAGCAGCAGATCCAACAATCAGCACCCACAAAGAAATATATGTTCCAAATCTGAGACAGACGACAAATTTTCCAACATTTTGTACTTGCATTGTCTTCGTCCTATCAAAACATGCATAAAGACGGAAACTTTGAATATATTTGCATCGCAGATTTGCAGGACACTTACTTTGGGTACCAGCTGAAGCAGAGACGACAAGAACAGAAActacaagaaagagaaagaatgtGCTGCTTGCCGCCATTGTTGCTGAGACtcaggggagagagagagagagagagagagagagttaaggGGAGGAGAGGATGAGTGAGTGAGTAATGTGTCGGCTTCACTTGGGTAACTGGACAGCTATTATTTGCAGGAGCCttcttttcttcatatttttaaaaaacaaaatttgttataaaaaagaagaaaacttgTGTTTGTGGGTTGTGGTTGTTGTGGGGCCTTGTGAGAATGGTACAGACCACCAACCGGGTCACCGGGTTGAACCCGTTGTGGATCTATGGATGTTCCTTCAAAGTTGAGCCATTTCTCACAACCACATTGCCAATCATTGTCAGTTTGGTACATCTGCTTTGCAGTCTGGGATTATGGCAGTGTGGCTACTTTGTTACGTGGGTTGTCTAAACATGCCTTAATTGAAtctaataatccaattattgGTAGTTAGGATAGTTTATGAATCTAGGATACGAAGCATAATGACATTTAATTATAGTGGGTAGTTAGTTACTGTTGTTACAACGTGACGAGTAAGATAGAGatattagggtgcgtttgttgcaccagactGTCTTGGACTGGATTAGCTTCATGGACAAAGCTGGACtgacttagactagactaagctggactaacttaacgaaacgtttggtgcagtgtcggactaagaatcaggataataacaaaattttatacaaatacaaaaaaattgaaccccAACGTCAACATTTTCTGCAAAATCCAAATCCTAacatccaaatccaaaacccttCTCTGTGTCTGTGACCCAAGTGTCGAAAACCTTACCCTCTTCCCTCCTTTTCTTTCCGCCATGGAAACCCAGCCGAGTTGAAACCCCACAAACAAGACTCGGAACCCAGTTCCCGGAGACATGCGTCTTCTTCTCCATCGGCCTTTCCGCAAGCTCTCCTTCTTATCCTCCTCAACCTCCGGGCTCCTAATGGCCTCCAAGCAGCTACTCAAGTCCGCTCCTTTTTCGAACCCACTGACCCCTTCTGCACACAGACACCCTTCTGCAAAAAATTGAAGATTATTCTGCAAATTTGCatgtttgaattgaatttggggATTTGAGTACTGGGTAAATTTAAATATGTCAAGCTCTATTTCTTTGTCTAACGGAGAGGGCCCAGGCGAGCTCAGAGGAATCAGACGACGGCGAGAGCGGAACCTTCCTTGGAGTTTGCAGCACAGAAGTCATTGTTGGAGCTCTATGCAGCTGTAATTTGGTCGGGTCGCCGAGAATATCGCCATAGTTCTCTCAGATTCGAAACGAGGGAATGGTCTTGGTGTGGTGCTGTGATCTCGTTGGATAGAAGACGCAACGCAGACGAAGCAAGGTCTTCGCAGAGGGAGGACGCCAAGTGGCGCAAAGGAGACGAAGCAGGTCTTAGCAATCCGGTGGTTTTCGGGGTGCTTCGCTAAGACGACCTAGCGAGGGAGATAGTCCACACGAGTCCGGGCTAGTCCCACTTAAGTTAGTCCCCAAGCTTACCAAACATGGGACAATAATCCTAGccagtccagtcccacttaAGAAGAtgaaacaaacgcacccttagtgtATAATTTCAAAAGTACTACataaattttctttaaatttatgCATAGAATTTAGAAAAGATTAACAACCTATTACTATAATAGTAAACGAGAAATGTTAAGGAGGCCCTTTCAAAAGTGGAAATCTTCATAAACTCTCAGTTATCtcatgtttttggcacaatTCCCTTgccaaatttataaaatattgtgccaaAGATATGAGGCAGCGGAGAGTTCTATTTTGAAAGAGTCTCCTTATCATTTCAAATATTGAATTGCAAATTGTAACAACtcaaacatttgttttttgaacaaaattgaCTAGCTAGTGACTTCACCACGACAATCCACCCTTTAGGGGCCAAAAGTTATTTCAACCTCTCCTAGTCACCATAATGTGATTCACCAATATTAGAAATCGAACTCAAGATGTGTATTGTAAATACGGACCTGAAATTCGTCTCAATTACTGAGTCACCCACGGTGGATATGAAACTCACACTTGTGTTACTTATTTCTAGGGCTAGAAATTTTTCCCGAAAAtctaaaaccaaaccaaaaaaatcttgATTCCATACCAAAAAATTCCCAAATCGATAATACCGAAATTTTTTGGATGAATGCCGAACCAATCCTGAACCTTTTGGTACAGAAATCGGGATTACATATTCAATGGTTCGGGAatccgaaaccaaaccgaaaatatatatgtatatttattttgGTTGCATGCATGTTGAAAGTTGAATTTAAGTAATTTAAGAATAGACTATAATAAAAATAGAAGTATAAAATTAAGTAGTTTGGAACTTTGAAACGTCAATTTGACTTGGTAATAATGATTTGGTATTTCAATTGGTAAGAATTTTTAAATTGGTAATAGGTAAAAAGCCTAAATTTCAATTGATATGAATTTGAGTGACAAAATCAAAAGCCAAAGCCCAAATTTTAGTTCACAACccaaaaaactcaaatttatgcCTAAAAGCTCAAAACTCAAAACCCAATCCCAATTATCctgaaataccaaaaatatttcaagaatctcaaaaattaaaaataccaaaattcCAACCCgaaaatttttggtttggaatTTAGTCCTATTTTCTATTTGGGATTCCATAATTAACCACCCCTCCTGATTTCTCGTATGCACATTGCCACATACGACGCACGACATGCTTcatcaaatcagaaaattaaaattattgaccaaaaaaaaaaaaaaaatcagaaaattaaaataatgccCTTCAACATAACCCTCTAGAAATTGTTAAAGAGAGAATTTTCAAGGGCAGGTATGGAAATTCAGCATAGCCGAACAGATAAGACTCGCAGGTTTCTTCACAGTTGATCTGTGTCTCTAGCATGGCCACGCTGAGCAGCACCGCGCACGTTAGCACCAACCCCTTCAGCTCCTCGATTGTCCCTCTCTCACAGCACGTAAAGGTCGCCGCAGCATCAAAGAAGTCGCGGCGGGTGAGGTGCGCATTGCCACCCTCGAATTGGCGGGAGAGCAGGCGATTGGTCTCCATCTCTCTGTCACTCGCCCTCTCTAATCTGCTCCTTGTCCCTCACCGTACGGCTCATAAATCCTTATTCCCTGTTTGGCAGCAAAGAAAAGTAAACACTTTctttgatcaaaatttaactCAAACCACGTTGTATTATTGGGTTTAATGCAGATGCTGTTGCCGGCGGATTCGACAAGTATGTGAAAAGGTAATTACAatttttactttatttaatCAGTGTTTAGCTATTAGTGCATTATCTTTCGGATACATCATACAAGCTTTAAGGTTTAGCTTTGGGAGGGGGCTAAAAGAGCTTTTGGCAAGCGCTTCTGATTGCATTTAATAGAAGGCATATTTTTCGATTTGTCCCGAACTTGTATGGAGTTGTTAATTTTCTTCTTGAACTTTAATTGTAACCGATTATGtccttgaacttttataattagctaATTTTGTCCTTGAACTATAGTTTTAGCCGATtacatttttgaatttttataaataaccaATTTCCCGCGTTagattttatccaatttttcattcatcttGATTACGGAAACAACACATTACACCTGTATGAAGGCAAAAATGATGGAAAATTGGATggataaaaaattgaatgaaagttATTAAAATCTAACGCCAAGAGGGGAATTGGTCATTTATAAAAGTTGAGGGAGGTAATTAGCTAAAATTATAGTTCAAGGaataaattgactaattataaaagttaatcggctaaaattaaagttcatgaGAGAAATTGACAGCTCCATACAAATTTCGAGAGCAAATCAACAAATACCTCTTAATAGAAAAACTTACAAGAAAGtacttttgagtttttaataaaatttgaacgTGTTTGTCATAAAAACAATTTTGCATCTTATGAGCATAAGTGTTTTTTAAAGAATCAAATTCTAAACGATCCTATGGAGGACCGACCATTTGGGAATGCATCATGTACAAAGCACTTGTGATCATAAGTGCTTTTGCTAGAAGCGTTTTTGTTAGGATTACATCATTTTATTCTATTAAATCCAAGTGCTTCGAGCTTCAGAAACAATTTTACGACCTAAAAgtacttttaagttt
Above is a window of Malus sylvestris chromosome 15, drMalSylv7.2, whole genome shotgun sequence DNA encoding:
- the LOC126604574 gene encoding uncharacterized protein LOC126604574 — translated: MAASSTFFLFLVVSVLVVSASAGTQIKVTNNPADKLVDIINSNRTAHKASSLYSNQGLACIALQYIKAYEGDCDAVGGTDAKKPADSAFAETFAPNCGVQPATLTPITGRLIGCQSKYVHADEAFSTILIENSKGLDILYNKNHTEVGAAASGSDGGAPYFWCVLFSGGKTNSSFVTEGGEAKITRPGCFSGANDDCSESNHPASGADDWSRSSHLWPFFATALIAMWYAFGL
- the LOC126604575 gene encoding uncharacterized protein LOC126604575, with amino-acid sequence MELGATWRTSRFSSYEKLVAIGLALLAVLSPLYIDRRTTDDSELDSEEPISFASWLPLLLLVLILAIALSLFLDRSFSRFDPYWIHRVGGSSSGITIILMVLALVLKCKSSIRNWDA